In Aegilops tauschii subsp. strangulata cultivar AL8/78 chromosome 3, Aet v6.0, whole genome shotgun sequence, one genomic interval encodes:
- the LOC109760997 gene encoding uncharacterized protein isoform X2 gives MFDCNGESQQQVGDGIWAELRENEDHITPCPKDTKDSRSICVRDQKKNDDEAASVVGLTECTSGGQTEHPGLEKQAATEASGHYSAAQLDIESWPDLPLPSTAFDRNYNDYNIASTYLDFNSASSLQKVTRSVSVQLDGESEVFGNENEEKSNNLLDCDWGNIGDFDDFDYLFSNTEALFGNEMIVNGSNFLVTSSDVVVGTVQSIPFPGDVKKRQLKSQRKPDDGSKSKTSNNTSGFSQNQGHQQPDSLHSLSEPPVQHFQTRQYALLHDSKNMEQFQDAIQLAFPGYGYPAYPCPTIPAVSNIQAEGHQTNPKAACYQTSVDPLKQSSSTEKPQDMPSRALMMTPQEKIEKLRRRQQQHALRAIQQQQQQFRQEGSGRDTLVPRAYSRRNKNSDSLGSSGIIDENALEQTSACRKEIHKNSGIPDDPFIEEKIYYELKDALGKLDARTRLCIRDSLLRLAHSSSQRQIAGDRTSSNKTKRDEDEVSENDASNRRKRSLVKEAETDTNPVDRIVAHLLFHRPCSTVATLAKEEIASSTLMSLEADSKMPGATPGRPSGDQQTAQEMAIQPSV, from the exons ATGTTTGATTGCAACGGGGAATCCCAACAGCAg GTAGGGGATGGAATCTGGGCTGAACTCAGGGAGAATGAAGACCATATAACACCTTGCCCCAAGGATACGAAGGATAGTAGATCAATCTGTGTTCGAGACCAGAAGAAGAATGATGATGAAGCAGCTAGTGTTGTGGGCCTTACTGAATGTACTTCAGGGGGTCAAACTGAACATCCTGGTTTGGAAAAGCAGGCTGCCACTGAGGCTAGTGGACATTATTCAGCTGCACAACTTGACATAGAATCCTGGCCTGACCTGCCTCTCCCGAGCACTGCATTTGATAGAAACTACAATGACTATAATATAGCATCAACATATTTGGATTTCAATTCTGCATCTAGTTTACAAAAAGTTACCAGAAGCGTGTCAG TGCAGCTGGATGGTGAATCTGAAGTGTTTGGCAATGAGAATGAAGAAAAGAGCAACAACCTTCTCGACTGTGACTGGGGCAATATTGGAGATTTTGATGATTTTGACTACTTGTTTAG CAACACTGAAGCCTTATTTGGAAATGAGATGATTGTTAATGGCAGTAATTTCCTTGTTACGAGTTCAGATGTGGTTGTCGGTACTGTACAATCAATCCCCTTTCCG GGAGATGTAAAGAAGAGACAATTGAAATCACAAAGAAAACCAGATGACGGAAGCAAAAGTAAAACATCCAACAATACAAGTGGTTTCTCCCAGAACCAAGGACACCAGCAACCAGACAGTTTGCATTCATTATCCGAACCTCCTGTCCAGCATTTTCAGACTCGTCAATATGCACTGCTCCACGATAGCAAGAATATGGAGCAATTTCAAGATGCTATTCAGCTTGCATTCCCTGGCTATGGATATCCTGCATATCCATGTCCTACCATTCCGGCGGTGTCAAATATTCAGGCTGAAGGCCATCAGACAAACCCAAAGGCTGCATGTTACCAAACTTCAGTAGATCCTCTGAAGCAATCAAGTTCCACAGAAAAGCCACAAGATATGCCATCAAGGGCACTGATGATGACACCCCAGGAAAAGATTGAAAAGCTTAGGCGCCGACAACAACAACATGCCCTGAGAGCTattcaacaacagcagcagcaattTCGTCAAGAGGGTTCGGGCAGGGACACTTTGGTACCTCGAGCATACTCCCGAAGGAACAAGAACTCAGATTCATTAGGGAGTTCAGGTATCATAGACGAAAATGCACTAGAGCAGACTTCAGCTTGTCGTAAAGAGATTCATAAGAATTCTGGAATTCCTGATGATCCCTTTATAGAGGAAAAAATATATTATGAGCTTAAAGATGCCCTTGGGAAG CTGGATGCCAGGACTCGACTCTGCATTCGAGACAGTCTGCTTCGATTGGCTCATAGTTCCTCACAGAGACAAATTGCTGGTGACAGAACTAGCAGTAACAAGACTAAAAGAGATGAAGATGAAGTTTCAGAAAATGACGCATCCAACAGGAGAAAAAG ATCTCTGGTGAAGGAAGCAGAAACAGACACCAATCCAGTCGATCGAATTGTAGCCCATTTGCTGTTTCATAGACCATGTTCGACGGTTGCAACACTTGCAAAGGAAGAAATCGCATCCTCGACTCTGATGTCACTTGAAGCTG ATTCCAAGATGCCTGGGGCCACGCCTGGGCGACCATCAGGAGATCAACAGACTGCGCAGGAAATGGCAATTCAGCCTTCAGTGTAA
- the LOC109760997 gene encoding uncharacterized protein isoform X1, whose protein sequence is MFDCNGESQQQVGDGIWAELRENEDHITPCPKDTKDSRSICVRDQKKNDDEAASVVGLTECTSGGQTEHPGLEKQAATEASGHYSAAQLDIESWPDLPLPSTAFDRNYNDYNIASTYLDFNSASSLQKVTRSVSVQLDGESEVFGNENEEKSNNLLDCDWGNIGDFDDFDYLFSNTEALFGNEMIVNGSNFLVTSSDVVVGTVQSIPFPCIPLNKQPSSDCGSSSVLINCTPSKIAKQEIKGDVKKRQLKSQRKPDDGSKSKTSNNTSGFSQNQGHQQPDSLHSLSEPPVQHFQTRQYALLHDSKNMEQFQDAIQLAFPGYGYPAYPCPTIPAVSNIQAEGHQTNPKAACYQTSVDPLKQSSSTEKPQDMPSRALMMTPQEKIEKLRRRQQQHALRAIQQQQQQFRQEGSGRDTLVPRAYSRRNKNSDSLGSSGIIDENALEQTSACRKEIHKNSGIPDDPFIEEKIYYELKDALGKLDARTRLCIRDSLLRLAHSSSQRQIAGDRTSSNKTKRDEDEVSENDASNRRKRSLVKEAETDTNPVDRIVAHLLFHRPCSTVATLAKEEIASSTLMSLEADSKMPGATPGRPSGDQQTAQEMAIQPSV, encoded by the exons ATGTTTGATTGCAACGGGGAATCCCAACAGCAg GTAGGGGATGGAATCTGGGCTGAACTCAGGGAGAATGAAGACCATATAACACCTTGCCCCAAGGATACGAAGGATAGTAGATCAATCTGTGTTCGAGACCAGAAGAAGAATGATGATGAAGCAGCTAGTGTTGTGGGCCTTACTGAATGTACTTCAGGGGGTCAAACTGAACATCCTGGTTTGGAAAAGCAGGCTGCCACTGAGGCTAGTGGACATTATTCAGCTGCACAACTTGACATAGAATCCTGGCCTGACCTGCCTCTCCCGAGCACTGCATTTGATAGAAACTACAATGACTATAATATAGCATCAACATATTTGGATTTCAATTCTGCATCTAGTTTACAAAAAGTTACCAGAAGCGTGTCAG TGCAGCTGGATGGTGAATCTGAAGTGTTTGGCAATGAGAATGAAGAAAAGAGCAACAACCTTCTCGACTGTGACTGGGGCAATATTGGAGATTTTGATGATTTTGACTACTTGTTTAG CAACACTGAAGCCTTATTTGGAAATGAGATGATTGTTAATGGCAGTAATTTCCTTGTTACGAGTTCAGATGTGGTTGTCGGTACTGTACAATCAATCCCCTTTCCG TGTATACCATTAAATAAGCAACCATCTTCTGATTGTGGATCTTCTTCGGTTCTGATTAATTGTACTCCCAGTAAAATAGCCAAACAAGAAATCAAG GGAGATGTAAAGAAGAGACAATTGAAATCACAAAGAAAACCAGATGACGGAAGCAAAAGTAAAACATCCAACAATACAAGTGGTTTCTCCCAGAACCAAGGACACCAGCAACCAGACAGTTTGCATTCATTATCCGAACCTCCTGTCCAGCATTTTCAGACTCGTCAATATGCACTGCTCCACGATAGCAAGAATATGGAGCAATTTCAAGATGCTATTCAGCTTGCATTCCCTGGCTATGGATATCCTGCATATCCATGTCCTACCATTCCGGCGGTGTCAAATATTCAGGCTGAAGGCCATCAGACAAACCCAAAGGCTGCATGTTACCAAACTTCAGTAGATCCTCTGAAGCAATCAAGTTCCACAGAAAAGCCACAAGATATGCCATCAAGGGCACTGATGATGACACCCCAGGAAAAGATTGAAAAGCTTAGGCGCCGACAACAACAACATGCCCTGAGAGCTattcaacaacagcagcagcaattTCGTCAAGAGGGTTCGGGCAGGGACACTTTGGTACCTCGAGCATACTCCCGAAGGAACAAGAACTCAGATTCATTAGGGAGTTCAGGTATCATAGACGAAAATGCACTAGAGCAGACTTCAGCTTGTCGTAAAGAGATTCATAAGAATTCTGGAATTCCTGATGATCCCTTTATAGAGGAAAAAATATATTATGAGCTTAAAGATGCCCTTGGGAAG CTGGATGCCAGGACTCGACTCTGCATTCGAGACAGTCTGCTTCGATTGGCTCATAGTTCCTCACAGAGACAAATTGCTGGTGACAGAACTAGCAGTAACAAGACTAAAAGAGATGAAGATGAAGTTTCAGAAAATGACGCATCCAACAGGAGAAAAAG ATCTCTGGTGAAGGAAGCAGAAACAGACACCAATCCAGTCGATCGAATTGTAGCCCATTTGCTGTTTCATAGACCATGTTCGACGGTTGCAACACTTGCAAAGGAAGAAATCGCATCCTCGACTCTGATGTCACTTGAAGCTG ATTCCAAGATGCCTGGGGCCACGCCTGGGCGACCATCAGGAGATCAACAGACTGCGCAGGAAATGGCAATTCAGCCTTCAGTGTAA